A portion of the Pleuronectes platessa chromosome 15, fPlePla1.1, whole genome shotgun sequence genome contains these proteins:
- the tmprss15 gene encoding enteropeptidase, protein MKQRLSSLEFCLTVVSFLLLICCVGLIVVSWISLGSEGALEPVGLSGRMVITQGADFSEELMNCSSPSFKSLAFDVQQLVSEAFGLTELRRLYKSCQVVNFSQGSVAVTLDLWFYHIIDAKEAEQQLGAGLTEAGNRGLVIDRSSIHITEKREFTTETPTTETQTSITPTTAMCPPHQRHCADRWTCVLINHFCDGVSDCPDASDEDSTRCASMCDGQFVLRGPTGSFSSSNLSKTTFCRWIIRVDQGFSVQINFHQTQQNIINMKIYEGVGPNKQLTAELSGSAPPRTVWLLTDQSTVEFIADDVTNLSGFNATYSATNLSSLSDQQKLTCTFEQGMCFWRQRQDDDDGDWIRTNGSTFPPLTGPSLDHTLGDGSGFYIVTPWSPGQWLKSFRIHSLPLTPSTQPMCLSFWYHMFGDDVRRLRVLLLGSNPEVTLLFQRDGNYGDNWNYGQVTINLTTTGSVEFEALKKGGMRNDIGLDDITLTANPCGPSPPEPTNVPPTTTPTPIPADCGGPFNLWEPNSTFSSPNYPQSYGNKAQCLWTLHTVQGQNLQLHFLDFDIEATYDVVEVRDGAGSNSTLLAVLTGIDGPTHDLFSTTNQMTVWFFTDASGHGRGFSANFTSGVNLGSPAPCAAGHFQCQTGSCIHGIRQCDAVVDCPDASDEADCVVLQVNGSNRLQFQLISTLFTVCSKTWNHHLSHLTCRYLGYRSGEASVFTALPEDSPFMIVTVTSNGTMETTISETCPSEEVISLNCDNQPCGVRRVTDTTKETDQSEDRNLGQAVGRVVGGANAVKGAWPWISSLQWRGRHVCGASVIGSDWLLTAAHCVYGKNVHLQSWTAVLGLHSQSHMNPAEVQTRRVDHIVINRHYNRQSKQADIALMHLETQINFTQSIQPLCLPAEGQKVEPGKQCFIAGWGRDAEQGSLPDVLQEAMVPLVVQDQCQRQLPEYNITSSMLCAGFPEGGVDSCQGDSGGPLICLEDGHWTLIGVTSFGIGCGRPQRPGVYARVSAFSSWIARTRRSNLSLT, encoded by the exons ATGAAGCAGCGTCTGTCGTCTCTGGAGTTTTGTCTCACCGtggtttcttttcttcttctgatcTGTTGTGTCGGACTGATCGTGGTTTCATGGATCAGCCTCGGTTCTGAAG GTGCCCTTGAGCCTGTGGGGCTGAGTGGTCGGATGGTGATCACACAAGGCGCTGACTTCTCTGAGGAGCTGATGAACTGCAGCAGTCCCTCCTTTAAGTCTTTGGCCTTCGACGTCCAACAGCTG GTGTCCGAGGCGTTTGGCCTCACTGAACTCAGGCGACTCTACAAGTCCTGTCAGGTGGTAAACTTCAG TCAGGGGAGCGTGGCCGTGACCCTTGACCTCTGGTTTTATCATATAATCGACGCGAAGGAGGCGGAGCAACAACTGGGGGCGGGGCTTACAGAGGCAGGGAACAGAGGATTGGTGATTGACAGGAGCAGCATTCATATCACAG AGAAACGAGAATTTACGACGGAGACGCCGACTACGGAGACACAGACGAGCATCACACCTACAACAG CGATGTGTCCTCCTCATCAGAGACACTGTGCTGATCGATGGACGTGTGTCCTGATCAATCATTTCTGTGACGGCGTCTCCGACTGTCCTGACGCCTCCGATGAAGACAGCACTCGCTGTG CATCAATGTGTGACGGACAGTTCGTGTTGAGAGGACCGACGGGTTCCTTCAGCTCGTCCAACCTTTCTAAAACCACTTTCTGTCGCTGGATCATCAG aGTTGATCAAGGTTTTTCGGTTCAGATAAATTTTcatcaaacacaacaaaacatcatcaacatgaaGATTTATGAAGGAGTCGGACCAAACAAACAGCTCACAG CTGAGCTCTCGGGCTCCGCCCCTCCTAGGACGGTGTGGCTGCTGACGGACCAATCAACTGTGGAGTTTATCGCGGATGATGTCACCAACCTGTCAGGATTCAACGCCACCTACAGCGCCACCAACTTGTCCAGCCTCTCTG aTCAACAGAAACTGACCTGCACCTTTGAGCAAGGCATGTGTTTCTGGAGGCAGCGGCAGGACGATGACGATGGAGACTGGATTCGAACCAACGGCTCCACGTTTCCTCCGCTGACCGGACCGAGTCTCGACCACACACTGGGTGACGGCTCTG GTTTCTACATCGTCACACCTTGGAGTCCCGGCCAATGGCTGAAGAGCTTCAGGATCCACAGCCTCCCTCTGACTCCGTCCACGCAGCCCATGTGTCTGAGCTTCTG GTACCACATGTTCGGAGACGATGTCCGCCGGCTCCGAGTCCTGCTGCTGGGATCGAACCCTGAAGTCACCTTGCTGTTCCAGAGAGATGGAAACTATGGGGACAACTGGAACTACGGCCAGGTCACCATCAACCTGACCACGACGGGCTCG gtGGAGTTTGAGGCCTTAAAGAAAGGAGGGATGAGGAATGACATTGGCCTGGATGATATCACTCTGACCGCCAATCCCTGTGGCCCCAGCCCACCTGAGCCCACTAATGTCCCCCCAAcgaccacccccacccccatcccaG CTGACTGTGGAGGGCCCTTTAACCTCTGGGAGCCAAACTCCACCTTCAGCTCGCCAAACTACCCACAATCCTATGGGAACAAGGCTCAAT GTCTGTGGACTCTCCACACGGTGCAGGGTCAAAACcttcagctccacttcctggACTTTGACATTGAAGCAACCTATGACGTCGTAGAGGTGCGGGATGGGGCGGGATCTAACTCCACCTTACTGG ctgTCCTCACTGGGATCGATGGCCCCACCCATGACTTGTTCTCAACAACCAATCAGATGACAGTGTGGTTCTTTACAGACGCCTCAGGTCACGGCCGAGGGTTCAGCGCCAACTTCACCTCTGGGGTCAACCTGGGGTCACCAG CTCCGTGTGCAGCCGGGCACTTCCAgtgtcagacaggaagttgtATCCATGGCATCCGTCAGTGTGACGCTGTGGTCGATTGTCCTGACGCGTCTGACGAAGCAGATTGTG ttGTGTTACAGGTGAACGGGTCAAATCGTCTCCAGTTTCAACTCATTTCGACTTTGTTTACTGTCTGTTCCAAAACCTGGAACcatcacctgtctcacctcacCTGTCGATATCTCGGCTACAG GTCAGGGGAAGCGTCAGTGTTTACAGCTTTGCCAGAAGATTCACCATTTATGATCGTCACAGTCACCAGCAACGGAACCATGGAAACCACAATCAG TGAAACCTGCCCCAGTGAGGAAGTGATTTCATTAAACTGTGACAACCAAC CTTGTGGAGTTCGTCGAGTCACTGATACAACGAAGGAGACGGACCAATCAGAAGACAGAAACCTTGGTCAAG cTGTGGGCCGGGTAGTGGGGGGTGCAAATGCAGTGAAAGGGGCGTGGCCGTGGATTTCGTCTCTTCAGTGGAGAGGACGTCACGTGTGTGGAGCCTCTGTAATTGGCAGTGATTGGCTGTTGACTGCTGCTCATTGTGTCTATGG GAAAAACGTCCACCTCCAGTCCTGGACTGCTGTTCTCGGGCTTCACTCTCAAAGCCACATGAACCCTGCGGAGGTTCAGACCCGACGAGTCGATCACATCGTCATCAACAGACACTACAACAGACAAAGCAAACAGGCCGACATCGCCTTGATGCATCTGGAGACACAGATCAACTTCACCC AGTCGATCCAGCCACTGTGTTTACCTGCTGAAGGTCAAAAGGTCGAACCAGGAAAACAATGTTTCATCGCTGGATGGGGACGAGACGCCGAGCAGG GTTCTCTTCCTGACGTTCTCCAGGAGGCGATGGTTCCTCTGGTGGTTCAGGATCAGTGTCAGCGTCAGTTACCTGAGTACAACATCACCTCCAGCATGCTGTGTGCTGGGTTCCCTGAGGGTGGAGTCGACTCCTGTCAG GGTGACTCTGGTGGTCCACTCATATGTCTGGAAGACGGACACTggactctgattg GTGTGACCTCATTTGGGATTGGCTGTGGACGACCTCAGAGACCTGGAGTCTATGCCCGAGTCTCCGCCTTCAGCTCCTGGATCGCCCGGACCAGACGCTCCAATCTCTCTCTGACATGA